The following coding sequences lie in one Pseudobdellovibrionaceae bacterium genomic window:
- the aroF gene encoding 3-deoxy-7-phosphoheptulonate synthase has protein sequence MKKPNSSFTIIAGPCSVESQAQLLDVSSAVIASGSSALRGGIFKMRTSPNAFQGFQKECLPWINAVKKQTGLNIVSEITDPRQVSLLQEAVDIFQVGSRNMYNYELLKELSFINKPIILKRGFSATVKEWIKAAEYLQSAGNPHVILCERGIRTFETSTRNTIDLNSVAYLKANTDFTVFVDPSHGTGVRNLVKPLSLAAIAAGADGLLIEVHPQPEQALSDGHQSLNCQDFLSLVSDAKKLLTLFNKTLNNSMQFSQKYDISSLTKKLNAHSEPSLSV, from the coding sequence ATGAAAAAACCAAACTCATCATTTACTATTATTGCAGGCCCTTGTTCTGTGGAATCACAAGCCCAATTACTGGATGTATCCTCTGCTGTTATAGCTAGTGGCAGTTCTGCTTTGAGAGGTGGAATTTTTAAAATGCGCACCTCGCCCAATGCCTTTCAAGGCTTTCAAAAAGAGTGTCTTCCTTGGATTAATGCAGTAAAAAAACAAACGGGTTTAAATATAGTTTCAGAAATCACCGACCCACGACAAGTCAGCTTATTACAAGAGGCTGTAGACATATTTCAAGTGGGCTCTAGAAATATGTATAACTACGAGCTTTTAAAAGAGCTAAGCTTTATAAACAAACCAATTATATTAAAAAGAGGTTTTTCTGCTACGGTAAAAGAATGGATAAAAGCAGCAGAGTACTTGCAAAGCGCGGGTAATCCTCATGTTATTTTATGCGAAAGAGGTATTCGTACTTTTGAAACAAGCACTCGTAATACTATAGATCTTAATTCTGTTGCCTACTTAAAAGCGAATACGGATTTTACCGTGTTTGTAGACCCCTCTCATGGAACAGGAGTTCGTAATTTAGTAAAACCCCTTTCTTTAGCGGCTATTGCTGCTGGAGCTGATGGCTTATTAATTGAAGTGCACCCACAACCAGAACAAGCTTTATCTGACGGACACCAATCTTTAAACTGCCAAGATTTTTTAAGCCTTGTAAGCGATGCAAAAAAATTACTTACGCTGTTTAACAAAACATTAAATAACTCTATGCAATTTAGCCAGAAATACGATATTTCTTCTTTAACAAAAAAGCTAAATGCCCATTCAGAGCCTAGCCTTAGTGTATAA
- the ubiE gene encoding bifunctional demethylmenaquinone methyltransferase/2-methoxy-6-polyprenyl-1,4-benzoquinol methylase UbiE — translation MKSSSLNKDPKNIQTMFASIASSYDKANTIMTFGLDKKWRKQVVKYSGAKKQDRVLDCATGTGDLAFCFENITGATTVGIDFCPEMISIAKQKAIQQKSHTKFQTADMTQLPFKDNQFTICSVAYGIRNTNAIELALKEMARVTRSKGYLVILETGSSSPFFIKQGISLYTKYLMPLLGGWISGKKTAYQYLNHSSQNFPGGKNFTQLLKDTGYFENIEFQSLCFGASFLYRAQVK, via the coding sequence ATGAAAAGCTCCTCTTTAAATAAAGATCCTAAAAATATTCAAACGATGTTTGCCTCTATTGCAAGCTCTTATGACAAAGCCAATACGATTATGACTTTTGGTTTAGATAAAAAGTGGAGAAAGCAAGTGGTTAAATACAGTGGAGCAAAAAAACAAGACCGCGTTTTAGATTGCGCCACAGGAACTGGTGATTTGGCTTTTTGTTTTGAAAATATAACTGGCGCAACTACTGTGGGAATTGATTTTTGTCCAGAAATGATAAGTATTGCTAAACAAAAAGCTATACAACAAAAAAGCCATACAAAGTTTCAAACGGCCGACATGACCCAACTTCCTTTTAAAGACAATCAATTTACTATTTGCAGTGTTGCCTATGGAATTCGCAATACTAATGCCATCGAGCTGGCCTTAAAAGAAATGGCACGAGTTACTCGCTCAAAAGGGTATTTAGTTATTTTAGAAACCGGTAGCTCTTCTCCATTTTTTATTAAACAAGGCATAAGCCTTTATACTAAATACCTTATGCCCTTGTTAGGTGGGTGGATTTCTGGAAAAAAAACAGCCTATCAGTACTTAAATCACTCCAGTCAAAACTTTCCTGGGGGAAAAAACTTTACGCAACTTTTAAAAGATACTGGATATTTTGAAAACATCGAGTTTCAAAGTCTTTGCTTTGGAGCTAGTTTTTTATACAGAGCCCAAGTTAAATAA